From Phenylobacterium montanum, the proteins below share one genomic window:
- a CDS encoding fumarylacetoacetate hydrolase family protein, giving the protein MKLASLKSGRDGRLVVVSHDLAWCADARDAAPTLQAALDDWDRAEPILRAIAASLESGGQARERFHEHEAMSPLPRAYQWADGSAYVNHVELVRRARGAELPASFWTDPLMYQGGSDGFLGPRDPIPLADEAWGCDMEGEVAVITGDVPLGASREEALAAVRLVMLVNDVSLRNLIPNELGKGFGFFQSKPASAFSPVAVTPDELGAAWNGGKLHGALEVSLNGALMGEADAGIDMTFDFGTLVAHAARTRALCAGTIVGSGTVSNKGEDGGPGRPIGEGGKGYSCLAEVRTVETILTGAPKTPFLRPGDVVRIEMRGAHGSIFGAIEQTVGE; this is encoded by the coding sequence ATGAAACTCGCCTCCCTGAAGTCCGGCCGCGACGGCCGCCTGGTGGTCGTCTCCCACGACCTCGCCTGGTGCGCCGACGCCCGTGACGCCGCCCCGACGCTGCAGGCCGCCCTGGACGACTGGGACCGGGCCGAGCCGATCCTGCGCGCCATCGCCGCCAGCCTGGAAAGCGGCGGCCAGGCCCGCGAACGCTTCCACGAGCACGAGGCCATGAGCCCCCTGCCCCGCGCCTACCAATGGGCGGACGGCTCGGCCTATGTGAACCACGTCGAGCTGGTGCGGCGCGCGCGCGGGGCCGAGCTGCCGGCCAGCTTCTGGACCGACCCTTTGATGTACCAAGGCGGCTCGGATGGGTTCCTGGGGCCTCGCGACCCGATCCCGCTCGCCGACGAAGCCTGGGGTTGCGACATGGAGGGGGAAGTTGCCGTGATCACCGGCGACGTGCCCCTGGGCGCCAGCCGTGAAGAGGCCCTGGCGGCGGTCCGCCTGGTCATGCTGGTCAACGACGTTTCCCTGCGAAACCTGATCCCCAACGAACTCGGCAAGGGCTTCGGCTTCTTCCAGTCCAAGCCGGCCAGCGCCTTCTCCCCCGTGGCCGTCACCCCCGACGAACTCGGCGCCGCCTGGAACGGGGGCAAGCTGCATGGCGCCCTGGAGGTCAGCCTGAACGGGGCGCTGATGGGCGAGGCCGACGCCGGCATCGACATGACCTTCGATTTCGGGACCCTGGTCGCCCACGCCGCGCGAACCCGCGCGCTCTGCGCCGGGACGATCGTCGGCTCCGGCACGGTGTCGAACAAGGGGGAGGATGGCGGCCCGGGCCGGCCGATCGGCGAAGGCGGCAAGGGCTATTCCTGCCTGGCCGAAGTGCGCACGGTCGAGACCATCCTCACCGGCGCGCCCAAGACCCCGTTCCTTCGCCCGGGCGATGTGGTGCGCATCGAGATGCGCGGCGCCCACGGCTCGATCTTTGGCGCGATCGAGCAGACCGTCGGCGAATAG
- a CDS encoding DUF4386 domain-containing protein, translating to MKRTTFPRLEARIAGLLYIAIIILGGWAEVGVRQGLVVIGDPAATARAIMAHESLFRLGFTAEMITNLIAIPVSLILYRLLAPTGRFLALIAVVFDLTQNTINAMNAWTQFAPITLLGGSPDLAAIPHAQLAAMARLALKWHDVGFSVALGFFGVALLIEGWLMIRSGYFPRWLGALYALAGGCYLANNFIFFLAPHLPVDPWIMLPSLIGEGAVSLWLLIVGVDEAKWRQAAVAG from the coding sequence ATGAAACGCACGACCTTTCCCCGTCTTGAGGCCCGCATCGCGGGTCTGCTCTACATCGCCATAATCATCCTCGGAGGCTGGGCCGAGGTCGGCGTGAGGCAGGGGCTGGTGGTGATCGGCGATCCGGCCGCCACCGCCCGGGCGATCATGGCGCATGAGAGCCTGTTTCGGCTAGGCTTCACCGCCGAGATGATCACCAACCTGATCGCCATTCCGGTCAGCCTGATCCTCTACCGGCTGCTGGCGCCGACAGGCCGCTTCCTGGCGTTGATCGCGGTCGTCTTCGACCTGACCCAGAACACCATCAACGCGATGAACGCGTGGACCCAGTTCGCCCCGATCACGCTGCTCGGCGGATCGCCGGATCTGGCCGCCATTCCGCATGCTCAGCTCGCCGCCATGGCTCGCCTGGCGCTGAAGTGGCACGACGTGGGCTTTTCCGTCGCGCTCGGCTTCTTCGGCGTCGCCCTGCTGATCGAGGGCTGGCTGATGATCCGCTCCGGCTATTTTCCGCGCTGGCTCGGCGCGCTCTATGCGCTCGCCGGCGGCTGCTATCTGGCGAACAATTTCATCTTCTTTCTGGCGCCGCACCTGCCGGTCGACCCCTGGATCATGCTGCCCAGCCTGATCGGCGAGGGCGCAGTGAGCCTGTGGCTGCTGATCGTCGGAGTCGACGAGGCCAAGTGGCGCCAGGCGGCCGTTGCCGGTTGA
- a CDS encoding SDR family oxidoreductase, protein MGRTAFVTGGTGFVGLNLVQQLKADGWDVVALHRRSSDLSLLNRFSPRLAEGSITDQASLLAAIPDGIDTLFHVAGDTSMWRRKNAEQTRNNVDGTRNVVEAALAKGVRRLVVTSSISAYGPVEGEIDETTPSRAAQSRVNYELTKWQAQEIARAAVPRGLEVVIMQPGAIMGPYDIGTWSRLFVMVRDNKLPGVPPAGLTFTHVQEVVKAHIAAADRGENGGQYLLGGENRTMLELVQEIARLLGKPAPQKAMPAWLIRIVAQVGDFASNFTGQEPSITPEIAEGLGGMNIVTSAKAQRELGYKVVPLSVMVKDCYDWMVAEGRL, encoded by the coding sequence ATGGGGCGCACCGCGTTCGTCACCGGTGGGACCGGCTTTGTCGGGCTCAATCTGGTCCAGCAGCTGAAGGCGGATGGTTGGGATGTCGTGGCTCTGCACCGGCGCTCGTCCGACCTCAGCCTGCTGAACCGCTTCTCGCCGCGGCTGGCCGAGGGCTCGATCACCGACCAGGCCTCGCTGCTGGCGGCGATCCCGGATGGTATCGACACCCTGTTCCACGTCGCCGGCGACACCAGCATGTGGCGGCGCAAGAACGCCGAGCAGACCCGCAACAATGTCGACGGCACCCGCAACGTGGTCGAGGCGGCCCTGGCCAAGGGGGTGCGGCGGCTGGTGGTGACCTCCTCGATCTCGGCCTATGGCCCGGTCGAGGGCGAGATCGATGAAACCACGCCCAGTCGGGCGGCGCAGTCGCGGGTCAACTACGAGCTGACCAAGTGGCAGGCGCAGGAGATCGCCCGCGCCGCGGTCCCGCGCGGCCTGGAGGTGGTGATCATGCAGCCGGGCGCCATCATGGGGCCCTATGACATCGGCACCTGGTCGCGGCTGTTCGTGATGGTGCGCGACAACAAGCTGCCGGGCGTGCCGCCGGCGGGCCTGACCTTCACCCACGTCCAAGAAGTGGTGAAGGCGCACATCGCCGCCGCCGACCGCGGCGAGAACGGCGGCCAGTACCTGCTGGGCGGCGAGAACCGCACCATGCTGGAGCTGGTGCAGGAGATCGCACGCCTGCTCGGCAAGCCGGCGCCGCAGAAAGCGATGCCGGCCTGGCTGATCAGGATCGTCGCCCAGGTCGGCGACTTCGCCAGCAACTTCACCGGCCAGGAGCCCTCGATCACGCCCGAAATCGCCGAGGGCCTGGGCGGGATGAATATCGTCACTTCGGCCAAGGCCCAGCGGGAGCTGGGCTACAAGGTCGTGCCGCTGAGCGTGATGGTGAAGGACTGCTACGACTGGATGGTCGCCGAGGGGCGGCTCTGA